Proteins encoded in a region of the Drosophila busckii strain San Diego stock center, stock number 13000-0081.31 chromosome 2L, ASM1175060v1, whole genome shotgun sequence genome:
- the LOC108594397 gene encoding histidine-rich glycoprotein, which produces MVQKLITVFALLSSSSLLLIQAAPFHGHGHGHGGATSHASFQITSHDSGHHEHHYDHHEHHDEHHAPAEYNFKYGVKDEKTGDVKEASEYSDGHKVTGHYELIDADGHKRTVHYTADKHKGFEAQVHREKLHHYVPEHHGHGGYDGGKVEFEQHSSSGGHGGHDEYHSHHGGHGSSSSSFSIKQEHGHGHDHDLGHEHAHIAYEHDAGHELGHELGAHEVEYEHAYAEHDEHSYH; this is translated from the exons ATGGTGCAAAAG CTAATTACAGTGTTCGCTCTGCTGAGCTCGAGCTCGCTGCTCTTAATACAAGCAGCTCCTTTTCATGGACATGGCCATGGTCATGGTGGCGCCACTAGTCATGCCTCATTCCAAATAACTTCACACGATAGTGGACACCATGAGCACCATTATGATCATCATGAACACCATGATGAGCACCACGCTCCAGCTGAGTACAACTTCAAATACGGCGTCAAGGATGAGAAGACTGGCGATGTAAAGGAGGCGAGCGAATATAGCGATGGCCACAAGGTCACTGGACACTACGAGCTAATCGATGCCGATGGACACAAGCGCACCGTGCACTATACGGCGGATAAGCACAAGGGATTCGAAGCTCAGGTGCATCGCGAGAAACTGCATCATTATGTGCCCGAGCATCATGGCCATGGCGGCTACGATGGCGGCAAAGTGGAGTTCGAGCAGCATTCCAGCTCCGGCGGACATGGTGGTCATGACGAATATCACTCGCATCATGGCGGTCatggctccagctccagcagctttTCTATCAAACAGGAGCATGGTCATGGTCATGACCATGATCTTGGACACGAGCACGCTCACATTGCCTACGAGCATGATGCGGGTCATGAGCTGGGCCATGAGCTGGGCGCTCATGAAGTGGAGTATGAACACGCCTATGCGGAGCATGATGAGCATAGCTACCATTAA